One window of Penaeus chinensis breed Huanghai No. 1 chromosome 1, ASM1920278v2, whole genome shotgun sequence genomic DNA carries:
- the LOC125025031 gene encoding leucine-rich repeat protein SHOC-2-like isoform X1, giving the protein MKPKFGNDLTNTILRQSQVVQTRMAGRAVIKVVNRCNDAKENNSLNLSECQLCQVPDAVFHLMRNTPLTTCNLSGNLLSKIPPKFALKFCLITELNVSHNKMSKLPEELGDCIELQRLDLSHNSFVNLPNVVFRLPKVKAIFVNNNYIMDLEVEEVQKAKTLEELDVRENPLTRKSHDGLGQITSVRVTLTPRELEEWEDLDI; this is encoded by the exons ATGAAGCCAAAGTTCGGAAACGACTTGACAAACACGATTCTGCGACAGTCCCAGGTCGTCCAAACGCGGATGGCAGGTCGTGCAGTCATCAAGGTGGTGAACAGGTGCAATGACGCTAAGGAAAACAACAGTTTAA ACCTGAGCGAATGCCAGCTGTGTCAGGTCCCCGACGCCGTGTTCCACCTCATGAGGAACACGCCCCTGACCACCTGTAACCTGTCCGGGAACCTCCTGTCCAAGATTCCTCCCAAGTTTGCGCTCAAGTTCTGCCTTATTACag AACTGAACGTGTCCCACAACAAGATGTCCAAGTTGCCCGAGGAGCTGGGTGACTGCATCGAACTTCAGCGTCTGGACTTGAGTCACAATTCCTTCGTCAACTTGCCAAATGTGGTTTTCCGGCTGCCGAAGGTGAAGGCCATCTTCGTCAACAACAACTACATTATGG ACCTCGAAGTCGAGGAGGTGCAGAAGGCCAAGACCCTCGAGGAGCTGGACGTGCGCGAGAACCCCCTGACGAGAAAGAGTCACGACGGCCTGGGCCAGATCACAAGCGTGAGGGTCACCCTTACGCCCAGAGAACTCGAGGAGTGGGAGGATCTCGACATCTGA
- the LOC125025031 gene encoding leucine-rich repeat-containing protein 40-like isoform X2: MARQAALVASRCLECGENGGHLDLSECQLCQVPDAVFHLMRNTPLTTCNLSGNLLSKIPPKFALKFCLITELNVSHNKMSKLPEELGDCIELQRLDLSHNSFVNLPNVVFRLPKVKAIFVNNNYIMDLEVEEVQKAKTLEELDVRENPLTRKSHDGLGQITSVRVTLTPRELEEWEDLDI; this comes from the exons ATGGCTCGGCAGGCAGCTCTTGTCGCCTCTCGGTGCCTCGAATGTGGCGAAAACGGCGGCCATTTAG ACCTGAGCGAATGCCAGCTGTGTCAGGTCCCCGACGCCGTGTTCCACCTCATGAGGAACACGCCCCTGACCACCTGTAACCTGTCCGGGAACCTCCTGTCCAAGATTCCTCCCAAGTTTGCGCTCAAGTTCTGCCTTATTACag AACTGAACGTGTCCCACAACAAGATGTCCAAGTTGCCCGAGGAGCTGGGTGACTGCATCGAACTTCAGCGTCTGGACTTGAGTCACAATTCCTTCGTCAACTTGCCAAATGTGGTTTTCCGGCTGCCGAAGGTGAAGGCCATCTTCGTCAACAACAACTACATTATGG ACCTCGAAGTCGAGGAGGTGCAGAAGGCCAAGACCCTCGAGGAGCTGGACGTGCGCGAGAACCCCCTGACGAGAAAGAGTCACGACGGCCTGGGCCAGATCACAAGCGTGAGGGTCACCCTTACGCCCAGAGAACTCGAGGAGTGGGAGGATCTCGACATCTGA
- the LOC125025037 gene encoding carbohydrate sulfotransferase 10-like, which translates to MMKFIVLTRQWKVVFLVGVFTLFVYVRVTDNGQVQEYKQGIRDRVDYIMQNARLPSRDDVQVLLEALDDARKGFSEKQYIRGRMSETTLRSNMIIHNNLSNSLGSVETNRVPNSVPVSKEVVFPSVNNCNMTAYKEQIKNHKGPTIPTLNVYPCRSWHYPPRDTSWPVVVEPTKGKVLESISLSHVEEEARELVAEGMEIQKSRVARLADTCNSHPELFIRQYVSLVWDASRSPPLVYCPIYKVASTTWMVYFQRLAHVNDDNHALDKYKKAGKERKKYMPRFGGGHRRVFEEYKAPSSSIEKNKVFQSSLRFLVVRHPFTRLLSAYRDKVERPNPKPFAPYFKDLQRAIILKYRPADSNITSNTPTFPEFVDYIIDFTANLTTAQEWDENVVCWTPYWVQCGVCSSDYQVVIKLETMTEDEQFLAQIADLKEIQNVFEWRNHKKFSKSSKEVLPVYYKSLTKKQILLLYERFKMDFELFGYTVEEYLDYSDQK; encoded by the exons ATGATGAAGTTTATCGTGTTGACCCGGCAGTGGAAAGTCGTGTTCCTGGTGGGCGTGTTCACCCTGTTCGTTTACGTTCGCGTGACCGACAATGGCCAAGTGCAGGAGTATAAGCAGGGGATCAGAGACAGGGTCGATTATATAATGCAAAATGCACGTCTGCCTTCGAGGGATGACGTGCAGGTCCTGTTGGAGGCTTTGGACGACGCCAGAAAAGGTTTCAGCGAAAAGCAGTATATTCGGGGCAGAATGTCGGAGACTACACTGAGGAGTAATATGATTATCCACAATAATTTAAGTAACTCTTTGGGCTCCGTAGAGACAAACCGCGTGCCCAATTCAGTGCCAGTGAGCAAGGAAGTCGTTTTCCCCAGTGTGAATAATTGTAACATGACGGCCTACAAGGAGCAAATCAAGAACCACAAGGGCCCCACGATCCCGACGCTGAACGTGTACCCTTGTAGGTCATGGCACTACCCACCTCGCGACACTTCCTGGCCTGTCGTTGTCGAACCGACGAAGGGCAAAGTCCTCGaatccatctcgctctctcacgtCGAGGAGGAG GCTCGTGAGTTGGTTGCGGAAGGGATGGAGATCCAGAAGTCGCGCGTGGCTCGTCTGGCGGACACTTGCAACAGCCACCCTGAACTGTTCATCCGCCAGTACGTGAGCCTCGTGTGGGACGCCTCCAGGTCACCTCCGCTTGTTTATTGTCCAATATATAAG GTTGCGTCGACCACATGGATGGTCTATTTCCAACGCCTGGCACACGTGAACGATGACAACCATGCCTTAGACAAGTACAAAAAagcgggaaaggaaaggaagaagtacaTG CCTCGGTTCGGAGGGGGGCACCGGCGAGTATTTGAAGAATATAAAGCTCCAAGTTCATCCATCGAGAAGAATAAAGTGTTCCAGTCTTCCTTGCGATTTCTGGTTGTTCGCCATCCCTTTACCAG ATTGCTCTCAGCGTACAGGGACAAGGTAGAAAGGCCAAATCCCAAGCCATTTGCACCGTACTTTAAGGACCTCCAACGTGCTATAATACTCAAGTACAGGCCGGCAGATAGCAACATCACGTCAAATACACCAACTTTCCCAGAGTTTGTCGATTACATCATTGATTTCACAGCCAACCTGACAACGGCACAGGAATGGGATgaaaat GTTGTATGTTGGACGCCTTACTGGGTGCAGTGTGGTGTGTGTTCCTCAGATTACCAAGTGGTCATCAAGCTCGAGACAATGACGGAAGACGAGCAGTTCCTCGCCCAAATCGCAGACTTGAAAGAAATCCAAAATGTGTTTGAATGGAGGAACCACAAGAAATTTTCTAAGTCATCAAAAGAAGTATTACCTGTCTATTATAAAAGTCTTACCAAGAAACAGATACTTTTGCTATATGAACGATTTAAAATGGACTTTGAGTTGTTTGGATACACAGTAGAAGAATACTTAGACTACAGTGATCAAAAATAG